The Streptomyces racemochromogenes DNA segment ACGTCCACCACGGAGGTCCGGGCGCGGCCCCCGCCGGTGACCTACCTGAGCAGGCCGCCGAGGGCGGTGGAGCTCGCCGGGGCCGGGGAGAGGCCGGTGAGCAGGCCGGAGACCTGGTGCTTGGCGTCCTTGACGGTCGGGGTGAGGAAGCGCAGGGACAGCAGGTTGTCCAGGCTGAGGGGGCCGGCGGCCCGGCCGGCGGGGGCCGGGCGGGCGGCGGAGGGGGCGGCCTGGGCTGCGGGGGCGGCGGCGAGACCGATGGCCAGGGCCAGGGCGGCGCCGGACAGGGCGCGGGCGAGGTTGAGGTGAGCCATGACCGCCCCAACGGCCTTCGTCCCGCCCGGTTGTGGGTGTGGGCCGGGCGGGGCCGGGCTTTCGCCCGACTGGCGGTCCGGGCTGGGCCGTTCGGGTCGGCCGCTCGGGTCGCTCAGCCGAGGTCGTACGCGAAGGTGTAGGGGACGGACCGCTCGCCGTGCCGGGCGAGGAAGCTGCCGGTGCCGCGCAGACCGGTCAGCCCGCCCGTGCCGGAGCCGGGGACGACCGCGAAGGAGCAGTGGGTGGTGCCGTCCTCGTGGAAGGTGCCGCGCTCCTCCAGGGCGAAGCCGCCCTCGCGGCCGTCGAGGCTGCCCGTGAGCAGTTCCGTGCCCGAGTAGGAGCCGGTCGTCGCCGTCAGATACGCGATCGTGTAGGCGCAGACGGTGCCGGCGGCCTCGATGCCGCCGGAGAAGGTGTTGGCGACCGTGGCCTGCGCCAGCCGGGGCAGGGAGTCGGCGGGGCCGGCGGGCCGCTCCTCCCAGTCGGCGAAGGTGAAGTGGCCGGTGGTGGTGCGCGTGGGCATGGGGGTCCTCTCGTCGGGGTGCGGGGTGCGGGGTGCGGGGTGCGGGGCGCGGGGCGGCGCGGGGGTCTTTCCCCGTGCTGTGAACAGCCTGGATGCCGTACCTGACACCTCCTGTCAGGTACGGCGCTGCCGCGGCCAGAATGGGCGCATGCGCGCCGACCGGCTCCTCTCCCTGCTCCTGCTGCTCCAGAACCGCGGCCGGATGACCGCCCCTGAGCTGGCGGCGGAGCTGGAGGTCTCCGTCCGTACGGTGTACCGGGACGTCGAGGCGCTCGGCGCGTCCGGTGTCCCCGTACGCGCCGACCGGGGGCCCGCCGGCGGGTACCGGCTGATGGACGGCTACCGGACGCGGCTGACCGGGCTCACCGACGCCGAGGCGGCGTCGCTGTTCCTGGCCGGGGCGCCGGGGCCCGCGCGGGAGCTGGGGCTGGGCGCGGTGCTGGCCACCGCGCAGCTGAAGCTCCAGGCCGCGCTGCCGGCCGGACCGGCGGACCGGGCCCGGCTCGTGCGGGACCGCTTCCACCTGGACGCGCCCGCCTGGTTCCGGGACGCCGACCCGGTGCCGCACCTGGCCGCGGTGGCGGCGGCGGTGTGGGAGCAGCGGGCGGTGCGGGTGGAGTACCGGCGCTGGTCGGGTGAGGTCCGGCAGCGGGAGCTGCATCCGCTGGGCGTCGTCCTCAAGGGTGGCATCTGGTACCTGGTGGCGGCGCCGGCGGGCGAGGGCGTACGCACCTACCGGGTGTCGCGGCTGCTGTCGGTGCGGGAGACGGGGGAGGGCTTCGAGCGGCCCGCCGGGTTCGGGCTGGCGGCCTACTGGGAGGAGTCCTCCCGGCGCCTGGAGGCGGCGCTGCGGCAGGGGGTGGCGCGGCTGCGGGTCTCGCCGCGTGCGCAGCGGCTGCTGCCGGTGCAGTTCGGGGCGCCGGGGGTGCGGGCCCTGGAGGGGGCCGGGCCGGCGGACGGGGACGGCTGGGCGGAGGTGGAGCTGCCGGTGGAGTCGCGGGCCGTGGCGGTGGGGGACCTGCTCCGGCTGGGGGCGGAGGCGGAGGTGCTCGGCCCGCCGGAGCTGCGGGCGGCGGTGGCCGCGGCGGTGGCCGTCCTGGCGGGCCGGTACGCGGTGCCGGTGGCGGGGCCGGCCGTGGTGCCGGGGTCGACCGTGGCGTCCGGGCCGGCCGTGGCGGCGGGGCCGACCGTGGCGTCAGGGTCGCCGTCCGTACCGCCCGTACCGGCAGCGGGAGTTGACGGCTCTGTATGATCCCCTCCCGTACCTGGGGAGGGCGGGAGGCATGGAGCCGTTAGGGCCGTCGGGGCCGTCGCACGTGGGGCCGTTCCGTGTGCTGGGCGTGCTCGGCGAGGGCGGTATGGGCCGGGTGCTGCTGGGCGCCGCGCCGGACGGGCGGCTGGTGGCCGTCAAACAGGTCCTCGCGCGGTTCGCCGACG contains these protein-coding regions:
- a CDS encoding DUF3224 domain-containing protein; the encoded protein is MPTRTTTGHFTFADWEERPAGPADSLPRLAQATVANTFSGGIEAAGTVCAYTIAYLTATTGSYSGTELLTGSLDGREGGFALEERGTFHEDGTTHCSFAVVPGSGTGGLTGLRGTGSFLARHGERSVPYTFAYDLG
- a CDS encoding helix-turn-helix transcriptional regulator; translation: MRADRLLSLLLLLQNRGRMTAPELAAELEVSVRTVYRDVEALGASGVPVRADRGPAGGYRLMDGYRTRLTGLTDAEAASLFLAGAPGPARELGLGAVLATAQLKLQAALPAGPADRARLVRDRFHLDAPAWFRDADPVPHLAAVAAAVWEQRAVRVEYRRWSGEVRQRELHPLGVVLKGGIWYLVAAPAGEGVRTYRVSRLLSVRETGEGFERPAGFGLAAYWEESSRRLEAALRQGVARLRVSPRAQRLLPVQFGAPGVRALEGAGPADGDGWAEVELPVESRAVAVGDLLRLGAEAEVLGPPELRAAVAAAVAVLAGRYAVPVAGPAVVPGSTVASGPAVAAGPTVASGSPSVPPVPAAGVDGSV